A section of the Sedimentisphaera cyanobacteriorum genome encodes:
- a CDS encoding RNA recognition motif domain-containing protein, which produces MLKNLKAMWPVVTLVLIVLFGAGIAFAMESGASEKEVAHQIAFHGAVTLFMVYATAVLGLSEAKSSYQSSKYNKRSKQTKTSKNTKKSKPSAPRLPKEGPVTIHVRNLASDVFETHLREIFSKYGEVNSVRIIADKETGDSKGYGFIEMSKPAEAGKAIEGVNGTDLSGKAINVTVAKSRRPKNKNYTKKS; this is translated from the coding sequence ATGTTAAAGAATCTTAAGGCCATGTGGCCGGTTGTTACATTAGTGTTAATAGTGCTTTTTGGAGCAGGCATTGCTTTTGCAATGGAATCTGGTGCAAGCGAAAAAGAAGTTGCTCATCAGATTGCATTTCACGGTGCTGTAACCTTATTTATGGTTTATGCTACAGCAGTGCTTGGGCTCAGCGAGGCTAAGAGTTCTTATCAGTCTTCAAAATATAATAAAAGATCAAAACAGACTAAAACCAGCAAGAACACCAAAAAGTCAAAGCCTTCTGCACCAAGGCTCCCGAAAGAAGGGCCAGTAACTATTCACGTAAGGAATCTTGCCTCTGATGTTTTCGAAACTCATCTCAGAGAGATATTCTCCAAGTACGGCGAGGTGAATTCGGTAAGGATTATTGCTGATAAAGAGACAGGCGATTCCAAAGGTTACGGGTTTATTGAGATGTCTAAACCTGCAGAAGCTGGCAAGGCTATTGAAGGAGTAAACGGAACTGATCTTTCAGGCAAGGCTATTAATGTAACAGTGGCTAAAAGCCGCAGACCGAAAAACAAAAATTACACTAAAAAAAGCTGA
- the lysA gene encoding diaminopimelate decarboxylase — protein sequence MDRFNYKNGELHIEQLPALKIIEEVGTACYVYSKNTFLDHLHKIQNAYAQLDTTVCYSIKACSNINILKFLSDSGSGFDIVSGGELFRAVKAGADMKKIVYAGVGKTDEEIKQALDAGIEYFNIESEQELENLIRLSSEKGCSAKAALRVNPDVDPKTHAYITTGKKESKFGVDIERAEKVFDTYSGNPSVKLRAIHIHLGSGGNTVDPYVEAIEKILGLIDTLRSKGYEIEALDIGGGYGADYVTGYGPSAKQYAEAIVPLLKDKNLKLILEPGKSIAANAGILLSEVQYVKQGGSKKFAIVDAAMNDMIRPSLYDAFHFIWPVKTDASFVPKHRNENMQMEGLEKYDVVGPICEGSDFLAKERLLPPLKRGDVIGLFTAGAYGFTMASNYNSRPMLPEVLVDGDDYTIIRKRQTYDDLISLEQ from the coding sequence ATGGACAGATTCAATTATAAAAACGGGGAGCTGCATATAGAGCAGCTCCCTGCTTTAAAGATTATCGAAGAAGTGGGCACGGCCTGTTACGTGTACAGCAAGAACACTTTCCTTGACCACCTGCACAAAATACAGAACGCCTATGCTCAGCTCGACACGACTGTATGCTATTCAATAAAGGCCTGCAGCAATATAAACATACTAAAATTTTTAAGTGATAGCGGCTCGGGCTTTGATATCGTAAGCGGAGGCGAGCTCTTCAGAGCGGTTAAGGCCGGAGCTGATATGAAGAAAATTGTCTATGCCGGCGTCGGAAAGACCGACGAAGAGATCAAGCAGGCGCTTGATGCCGGAATAGAATATTTTAACATTGAAAGCGAACAGGAACTTGAAAACCTGATCAGGCTCAGCTCTGAGAAGGGCTGCTCAGCCAAAGCTGCTTTAAGGGTAAATCCCGATGTGGACCCTAAAACCCACGCCTACATCACTACAGGCAAGAAAGAAAGCAAATTCGGAGTTGATATAGAAAGAGCTGAAAAGGTTTTCGATACCTACTCCGGAAATCCAAGCGTTAAGCTTCGGGCTATACATATTCACCTTGGCTCAGGCGGGAACACCGTTGACCCTTATGTTGAAGCAATAGAAAAAATCTTAGGTCTTATAGACACTCTTCGCAGCAAGGGTTATGAGATTGAAGCTCTCGATATTGGCGGCGGGTACGGCGCAGACTACGTTACCGGATACGGCCCTTCAGCAAAGCAGTATGCCGAGGCGATTGTACCTCTGCTGAAGGACAAAAACTTGAAATTAATCCTTGAACCGGGCAAGAGCATTGCCGCCAATGCAGGGATACTGCTCTCTGAGGTTCAGTATGTTAAGCAGGGCGGCAGCAAAAAGTTTGCGATAGTTGATGCCGCTATGAATGATATGATTAGGCCGTCATTGTACGACGCATTCCATTTTATCTGGCCTGTGAAAACAGATGCCAGTTTCGTGCCGAAGCACAGAAACGAGAATATGCAAATGGAAGGTCTTGAAAAGTATGATGTTGTAGGCCCGATATGCGAGGGAAGCGATTTCCTTGCCAAAGAAAGACTCTTGCCTCCCCTCAAGAGAGGCGATGTGATCGGGCTTTTCACGGCGGGTGCTTATGGATTTACCATGGCAAGCAATTACAATTCTCGCCCAATGCTTCCGGAGGTTCTTGTGGACGGCGATGATTACACGATAATCAGAAAGCGTCAAACTTACGATGACCTGATTAGCCTTGAACAGTAA
- a CDS encoding S8 family serine peptidase: MTNSALKILYLLIIFASGALSAGFSYAGTPDLAPTVPNDWLEEIPVGYQQLSDYEDHNSSPFYISGSDLYYNIAVENIGNSIAGDFYIRIELDGPQTDSWIYNLDLWPFFSDETFSFSSDKYLGNLQPGAYTISVEIDYYDDVQESDESNNYFERIITVGEAGYSSISGRIFGDLNFNSSKDAGEIGPEGWTVYSDTNFNGAFDSSEPNDITDSNGNYTLTGLKAGSHLVCAVSQSGWVQTYPYQLSAPEPQKMSTAESQPDNYTTQGSNAPLFKMGQTDSEIRPNMIEANDLIGISDFRNDYTFAGYSGQGYAAAVIDTGVDVDHSFFGPDLDNDGVADKIVYQYDFAENDSSAADYDGHGTHVASIIASEDDTYPGIAPDADIIALKVFDDEGNATFGYVENALQWVVDNADAYNIATVNISLGDGENDATFTPGYGLNDELAALVEMDIPTFCSAGNSYMDFNPAEGCSYPGSDLNTISVGAVFDDDIGYMSYSGGATAFSSDSDRITPFTLRHSDISCIMAPGAQITAAGLGSISTMSGTSQASPVLAGVSIIAQQISEDILQRRLSFAEMKDLIKAAAADIYDGDDENDNVDHTYENYKRVNAYDLSNALIEISDVHKNYVTLEAGEAKTDLDFGFYKLTPDFNTDGAVNQTDLSIFASCWLQSPEGDCVKTDIDESGFIDYIDFKHLVQLWGI; encoded by the coding sequence ATGACGAATTCAGCGCTGAAAATTTTATACCTTCTGATAATTTTTGCTTCGGGAGCATTATCAGCTGGTTTTTCTTATGCGGGAACCCCCGACCTTGCCCCCACAGTTCCTAACGACTGGCTTGAAGAGATTCCCGTAGGTTATCAGCAGCTTTCCGATTATGAAGACCATAATTCCAGTCCATTCTACATTAGCGGCAGCGACCTCTATTACAACATAGCGGTTGAAAATATCGGCAATTCTATTGCAGGCGATTTCTATATCCGAATAGAATTGGACGGCCCGCAGACGGACAGCTGGATTTACAATCTGGATTTATGGCCATTTTTCTCCGATGAAACCTTCAGCTTCAGCAGCGATAAGTATCTAGGAAACCTTCAGCCCGGAGCTTATACTATTTCAGTAGAGATTGATTACTATGATGATGTTCAGGAAAGCGATGAGTCCAATAATTACTTTGAACGTATAATAACAGTGGGAGAGGCTGGTTACAGCTCTATTTCCGGCAGAATTTTCGGTGATTTGAATTTTAATTCCAGTAAGGATGCAGGCGAAATTGGTCCTGAGGGCTGGACAGTGTATTCAGATACGAATTTCAACGGAGCTTTTGACTCCAGCGAACCAAACGATATTACAGATTCAAACGGGAATTACACCCTAACAGGCCTAAAGGCAGGCAGCCATTTAGTTTGTGCTGTTTCACAGTCTGGGTGGGTACAGACCTATCCTTATCAGCTAAGCGCCCCTGAGCCCCAGAAAATGAGCACTGCTGAGAGCCAGCCTGACAATTATACTACCCAAGGCTCAAACGCCCCCTTATTCAAAATGGGGCAAACTGACAGCGAAATCAGGCCTAATATGATTGAAGCTAACGATTTGATTGGAATCAGCGATTTCCGTAACGATTACACATTTGCGGGCTACAGTGGTCAGGGCTATGCAGCAGCTGTTATAGACACGGGCGTTGATGTTGACCACAGCTTTTTCGGGCCGGATTTGGACAATGACGGCGTAGCAGACAAAATCGTATATCAGTACGATTTTGCAGAAAACGACAGCAGCGCCGCTGATTACGACGGCCACGGCACACACGTTGCCAGCATTATAGCCAGCGAAGACGACACTTACCCGGGAATTGCACCTGATGCGGATATAATTGCACTGAAAGTTTTTGATGATGAAGGCAATGCCACCTTCGGATACGTAGAAAATGCTCTTCAGTGGGTTGTGGATAATGCAGATGCCTATAACATAGCGACCGTTAATATCTCTCTCGGAGACGGTGAAAATGACGCGACCTTTACTCCCGGATACGGCCTGAACGATGAGTTAGCAGCTCTTGTTGAGATGGACATACCCACGTTTTGCTCTGCCGGGAACAGCTATATGGATTTCAATCCTGCTGAGGGCTGTTCTTATCCGGGCTCTGATCTCAATACAATATCGGTAGGGGCGGTTTTTGATGATGATATTGGTTATATGTCCTATTCCGGCGGGGCAACGGCATTTTCCTCAGATTCAGACAGGATAACGCCCTTCACACTCAGGCATTCGGATATATCGTGTATTATGGCTCCGGGCGCTCAGATTACAGCCGCGGGCCTGGGTTCTATTTCAACGATGAGCGGCACTTCTCAGGCCTCTCCGGTTCTGGCAGGGGTGAGCATTATTGCCCAGCAGATCTCTGAGGACATCCTTCAAAGAAGGCTCAGCTTTGCGGAAATGAAAGATTTGATAAAAGCAGCAGCAGCAGACATTTACGATGGAGACGACGAAAACGATAACGTTGATCATACTTATGAAAACTATAAAAGGGTAAATGCATACGATCTTTCAAACGCATTAATTGAGATATCGGATGTTCACAAAAATTACGTTACTCTCGAAGCAGGGGAGGCCAAAACAGATTTAGATTTCGGTTTTTATAAACTTACGCCCGACTTTAACACTGACGGGGCGGTCAATCAGACTGATTTATCGATCTTTGCCTCGTGCTGGCTGCAGAGTCCTGAAGGGGACTGTGTGAAGACAGATATAGATGAAAGCGGTTTTATTGACTATATAGACTTTAAACACTTAGTCCAGCTTTGGGGAATATAA
- a CDS encoding TraR/DksA family transcriptional regulator, producing the protein MAQKRSKKPKHLTSKELNQFKYLLLKRRAEILGDFTQIENDTLKNTMGESNGDLSSMPIHMADLGSDNYSQDFALNLMKSERETLSEITHALKKFEKGTYGLCEATGEAINKKRLEAKPWARYCIAYARLLEKDLVREGQKINLEDYQQYLA; encoded by the coding sequence ATGGCTCAAAAAAGATCAAAGAAACCTAAGCACCTTACAAGTAAGGAATTGAATCAGTTTAAGTATCTGCTGCTCAAGAGAAGGGCGGAAATACTTGGTGATTTCACCCAGATAGAAAATGATACCTTAAAAAACACAATGGGAGAGTCTAATGGAGACCTCTCGAGTATGCCGATACATATGGCTGATCTGGGAAGCGACAATTATTCTCAAGATTTCGCACTGAATTTGATGAAAAGTGAACGTGAAACTCTCTCAGAAATCACGCACGCTTTGAAGAAGTTTGAAAAAGGCACTTACGGTCTCTGCGAAGCAACCGGAGAAGCAATCAACAAAAAACGGCTTGAGGCAAAGCCTTGGGCGAGATACTGCATTGCATACGCGAGACTCCTTGAGAAGGATCTGGTTAGAGAAGGCCAAAAGATCAATTTAGAAGATTATCAGCAGTATCTGGCATAA
- a CDS encoding calcium/sodium antiporter, whose translation MDLNIITAVLANIAGVYMLCKGADMLVESSVSLAKKAGVSTFVVGLTVVSIGTSAPEAASSTAAAMKGAGSAALGNIFGSNIANIALIGGISSIIKPMAVSRRVSRIEMPAMNIIVLLMLAFLWNCYISRIEGLLMLAAFIILLYLVIYEARKGIKIAALEPVPETQMPLRKSVVFLVIGLLFLIAGAKLALEGAVYIGRVIGISEAVIGLIVLAIGTSLPELITCVTAALKGHENISVGNLIGSNIFNALLVTGTASTISPFSFEARLKGADYLLVLATGIIFQIFAARGGKISRGNGAFLLLIYIGYTAYCFIYG comes from the coding sequence TTGGATCTTAACATCATAACGGCTGTTCTTGCGAATATTGCCGGCGTTTATATGCTCTGCAAAGGGGCTGATATGCTCGTTGAAAGCTCTGTGTCTCTTGCAAAAAAGGCAGGCGTGAGCACTTTTGTAGTAGGCCTTACAGTGGTTTCCATCGGGACAAGCGCTCCTGAAGCTGCCTCAAGCACAGCTGCTGCAATGAAAGGCGCAGGCTCAGCAGCTTTGGGGAATATCTTTGGTTCAAACATTGCAAATATCGCATTGATAGGCGGAATCAGCTCGATTATAAAGCCGATGGCGGTGAGCAGGCGGGTAAGCAGGATCGAAATGCCCGCAATGAATATTATCGTACTTCTTATGCTGGCATTCCTTTGGAACTGCTATATCAGCAGAATCGAAGGCCTCTTAATGCTGGCAGCGTTTATAATTCTGCTGTATCTTGTGATATATGAGGCCAGGAAGGGGATAAAAATTGCAGCTTTAGAGCCTGTGCCTGAAACACAAATGCCTCTTCGCAAAAGCGTTGTTTTTCTTGTGATCGGTTTGTTATTTCTGATTGCAGGGGCAAAGCTCGCGCTCGAAGGCGCTGTATATATTGGCAGGGTTATAGGCATAAGCGAGGCTGTAATCGGATTGATAGTTCTTGCTATAGGAACAAGCCTTCCAGAATTAATCACTTGCGTAACAGCAGCACTTAAAGGCCATGAAAACATATCTGTGGGCAATCTGATAGGCTCTAATATTTTCAACGCCCTTTTGGTTACAGGAACTGCCTCTACAATCAGCCCGTTCAGCTTTGAAGCAAGGCTCAAAGGAGCAGACTACCTGCTGGTTCTTGCTACTGGAATAATCTTCCAGATCTTTGCCGCCCGAGGCGGTAAAATATCAAGAGGCAACGGGGCATTTCTGCTGCTCATATATATAGGCTATACAGCATACTGTTTTATATACGGCTGA
- a CDS encoding citrate/2-methylcitrate synthase, with the protein MDYEFEKQFLDKNAKYAKSANKIDLKHYENYNVKRGLRNSDGTGVLVGLTEIGDVHGYIVDEKEKVPVEGSLKYRGIDLLDLCSGFLKEKRFGFEETVYLLLFGKLPDKDNLSNFKQIMSSYRDLPSEYKEISMKAPSRNIMNKLARSVLFAYSYDRNPEGRTLKTILRQCIELVAKFPVMIAYGYQAKIHNFDNQSLVIHRPDENMGTAENFLRLIRPDGAFSEVEAEILDLALVVHAEHGGGNNSSFTTHVVMSSDTDIYSAIAAAIGSLKGLKHGGANIRVIEMMEDISRNVSNWTDEKEIEEYLARIIRKQAFDRTGLVYGMGHAVYTKSDPRAEIFKKKVEELVSEKGYEREFELYKNVEKITPQVFADVKKSDKVISANVDFYSGFVYKILGIPTDLYTPMFAMARIAGWSAHALEEIASGGRIIRPAYKSVAKRKPYIPLDER; encoded by the coding sequence ATGGATTATGAATTTGAAAAACAGTTCCTTGACAAGAATGCGAAATACGCAAAGTCTGCAAACAAAATAGACCTGAAACATTATGAGAACTATAACGTAAAGCGGGGTCTGCGAAATTCCGACGGGACAGGCGTTTTAGTCGGTCTTACCGAGATAGGCGATGTTCACGGCTATATCGTTGACGAAAAGGAAAAAGTTCCTGTTGAAGGTTCTTTGAAGTACCGTGGTATAGATCTTCTCGACCTTTGCAGCGGCTTCCTTAAGGAAAAAAGGTTTGGATTTGAAGAAACAGTTTATCTTCTGCTTTTCGGCAAACTCCCCGACAAAGATAACTTGAGCAATTTCAAGCAGATTATGTCTTCCTACAGGGATCTGCCGAGCGAGTACAAAGAGATAAGTATGAAGGCGCCGAGCCGAAATATTATGAATAAACTCGCACGCAGCGTGCTTTTTGCTTATTCCTACGACAGAAATCCCGAAGGAAGAACGTTAAAAACAATCCTTCGTCAATGCATTGAGCTTGTTGCAAAATTCCCTGTAATGATTGCATACGGTTATCAAGCCAAAATTCATAATTTTGATAATCAGAGCCTCGTTATTCACCGCCCGGACGAAAATATGGGCACTGCTGAAAACTTCCTGAGGCTTATAAGGCCGGACGGTGCCTTTTCGGAGGTTGAGGCTGAAATCCTCGATCTGGCTCTTGTTGTACACGCTGAGCATGGCGGCGGAAACAATTCATCTTTTACAACCCACGTGGTTATGAGCTCTGATACCGATATATATTCAGCAATTGCAGCAGCAATCGGTTCGCTGAAAGGCCTCAAGCACGGAGGGGCAAATATCCGTGTAATTGAAATGATGGAAGACATTTCCAGAAACGTAAGCAATTGGACTGATGAAAAGGAAATTGAGGAATATCTTGCACGAATAATACGCAAGCAGGCATTCGACAGAACCGGCCTTGTGTATGGTATGGGACACGCAGTATATACTAAATCCGACCCGAGAGCCGAAATCTTCAAAAAGAAGGTGGAAGAGCTCGTATCGGAAAAAGGCTACGAAAGAGAATTCGAGCTGTATAAAAATGTTGAGAAGATCACGCCGCAGGTATTTGCGGATGTAAAGAAAAGCGATAAAGTCATAAGCGCTAATGTCGATTTCTATTCAGGCTTCGTTTACAAGATTCTCGGAATACCTACAGACCTTTACACGCCGATGTTCGCTATGGCCAGAATTGCCGGCTGGAGCGCTCACGCACTCGAAGAAATTGCAAGCGGCGGGAGAATTATAAGGCCGGCATACAAGAGCGTGGCTAAAAGAAAACCATACATACCTTTGGATGAACGTTAA
- a CDS encoding Ada metal-binding domain-containing protein, whose protein sequence is MKFHCVLLLVLISFSAGKPAYNADYKGSNGDLSVKMNITGWPAVVGKNLKVIVKAVSMPPAVDDKEDLRFYSSRLKRFLDKSFNDAEKISLHSIERAEDEFAVKADIRLEGRSLSRILLREGFAVKKVLKKESDKQPEKEAEIEQNRPSNAQKIANNCELTPKKEKESDSTSIKDQNFQETAKAGKKKLCASKNSRTFHKTSCFFVERILEENIVYFDSFQDAVKSGRKPCQSCKPAPRKGNKEESQENK, encoded by the coding sequence ATGAAATTTCATTGTGTTTTGCTGCTGGTGCTTATCAGTTTTTCTGCGGGCAAGCCCGCTTACAATGCAGATTACAAAGGCTCTAACGGCGATCTCTCAGTAAAGATGAATATCACAGGGTGGCCAGCTGTTGTGGGCAAAAATTTGAAAGTTATTGTTAAGGCTGTTTCAATGCCCCCTGCTGTTGACGATAAAGAGGATTTAAGATTTTATTCCTCAAGGCTAAAACGTTTTCTGGACAAATCCTTCAATGATGCAGAAAAAATCTCTCTGCATTCGATAGAGCGGGCTGAAGATGAATTTGCAGTTAAAGCAGATATAAGGCTTGAAGGAAGATCTCTTTCAAGAATCCTTTTGAGAGAAGGGTTTGCAGTTAAGAAAGTTTTGAAAAAGGAATCAGATAAGCAACCTGAAAAAGAGGCTGAAATTGAACAAAACCGCCCTTCCAATGCTCAAAAAATTGCCAATAATTGCGAATTAACCCCAAAAAAGGAAAAAGAATCTGACAGTACATCTATAAAAGACCAAAACTTTCAAGAAACTGCAAAAGCCGGTAAGAAGAAGTTATGCGCTTCTAAAAACAGCCGAACCTTCCACAAAACAAGCTGTTTTTTCGTAGAAAGGATCCTTGAAGAGAATATTGTTTATTTCGACTCTTTTCAGGATGCTGTTAAATCCGGACGAAAACCCTGCCAGTCTTGCAAACCTGCTCCGAGAAAAGGTAATAAAGAAGAATCTCAAGAAAACAAATAG
- the hydF gene encoding [FeFe] hydrogenase H-cluster maturation GTPase HydF, with amino-acid sequence MQKTPKSLRLHIGIFGKRNAGKSSILNSLTGQSSSIVSSYAGTTTDPVEKPMELLPIGPVLFIDTAGIDDIGALGGKRIERTRQVIKRTDLAVIVIEPGNLTEFELDLIEEFNCLSVPFILAVNKTDTKNIYDSSLETLRQKTSNIILCSAQTGDGITELRKMLIKTAPPDFLESPAILSDLVGPGGIAVLVVPIDKEAPKGRLIMPQVQSIRDLLDGDASALVCKDRELLSTLDMLRDKPDLVVTDSQAFLKVAADTPLDVPMTSFSILFARFKGDLVEMTKGAMEIENLEPTDKIMVCESCTHHPITDDIGTVKIPRWLHQFVGGKLQIDHWRGHDWPDNLKEYKLIIHCGGCMWNKREMLSRIMTAREAGVPITNYGLTIAYTLGIFERSLKPFPSAWEVYNKYKN; translated from the coding sequence ATGCAGAAAACACCAAAATCACTGCGGCTTCATATAGGAATCTTCGGCAAACGCAATGCCGGCAAGAGTTCTATCCTGAATTCACTCACCGGCCAGTCATCTTCAATTGTTTCCAGTTATGCAGGAACCACCACAGACCCCGTTGAAAAGCCGATGGAGCTTCTGCCTATCGGTCCCGTTCTTTTTATTGACACCGCCGGCATAGATGATATCGGAGCTCTTGGCGGCAAGCGCATTGAGAGAACACGACAGGTTATAAAACGCACGGATTTAGCCGTTATTGTAATTGAGCCGGGAAATTTAACCGAATTTGAGCTCGACCTTATAGAAGAATTCAACTGTTTGAGTGTACCGTTCATCTTGGCAGTTAATAAGACCGATACAAAGAATATATACGATTCTTCTTTGGAAACATTAAGGCAGAAGACCTCAAATATAATTTTGTGCTCAGCTCAAACCGGGGACGGCATAACTGAGCTGCGAAAAATGCTGATTAAAACCGCCCCGCCGGATTTTCTGGAGAGCCCTGCTATATTGAGCGATCTTGTAGGTCCTGGCGGAATAGCTGTTTTGGTTGTCCCGATTGATAAAGAAGCCCCCAAAGGCCGGCTCATTATGCCGCAGGTTCAAAGCATCCGCGACCTGCTCGACGGGGATGCCTCAGCTCTTGTCTGCAAAGACAGGGAGCTTTTGAGCACTCTGGATATGCTCAGAGATAAGCCTGATCTGGTAGTTACAGATTCTCAGGCATTTCTTAAGGTGGCAGCGGACACCCCTTTGGACGTGCCGATGACAAGCTTCAGCATTCTCTTCGCACGATTTAAGGGAGATCTGGTTGAAATGACAAAGGGGGCTATGGAAATAGAAAATCTGGAGCCCACCGACAAAATAATGGTCTGCGAATCCTGCACACATCACCCGATTACCGACGATATTGGCACGGTAAAGATCCCCCGCTGGCTGCATCAGTTTGTGGGCGGAAAGCTCCAGATTGATCACTGGCGCGGTCACGACTGGCCGGATAATCTTAAGGAATACAAGCTTATTATTCACTGCGGAGGCTGCATGTGGAATAAAAGAGAAATGCTTTCACGAATTATGACTGCCAGAGAGGCTGGGGTGCCAATTACAAATTACGGTCTGACCATCGCTTATACGCTTGGAATATTTGAAAGGTCTTTGAAACCGTTCCCGTCTGCCTGGGAGGTTTACAATAAATACAAAAATTGA
- a CDS encoding DUF11 domain-containing protein, whose translation MSVRKVSSIIAIMSMILLFTGCYSCESYYAMQGKQVQPGSEGKAFWDEDCKVVNEEPVKRAQPSEDEITYKPEPKKKKEVSIVRRLIQVNKTMPKEVVLGKEFSYTLDVINESNQTLSEVIVYEQPSKSFDFISSKPKAQKHDGKYKFMLGQMQPDSSSEIEITGKAADMEAIQNCTTYSYLIPSCSYTRVVNPELIVEQELPAEAIVCDDITVSYTVTNPGSGVAKDVVIRENLPAGMQLKEGGKQVRIDAGDLAAGESKSFNTVLSAKKADTYKITPMAISASNLEASDEDEILLVKPEIEVASKCADKIYLGRNIDYHFTIENTGDGAAKNLVVTDSVPQGCEFLSASNGGTFQDGKVVWNIPQLAAGKKINAMIKVKPSKIGSYTNRVAAKSYCASMNSDNCTTKVLGIPAILLEVIDVTDPIEVGGQETYVITATNQGTAVGTNIKITCKLEDTQSFIRTEGATEAIVSGSTIELQPLAKLAPKNKAQWKVIVKAESAGDVRFSVSMVSDQLDREVIETESTHQYK comes from the coding sequence ATGAGTGTTAGAAAAGTTTCATCAATTATCGCAATCATGTCTATGATTCTGCTATTCACAGGCTGCTATAGTTGCGAAAGTTACTACGCAATGCAAGGCAAACAGGTGCAGCCTGGGAGTGAAGGAAAAGCTTTCTGGGATGAGGACTGCAAGGTTGTCAATGAAGAACCTGTGAAACGAGCCCAGCCATCTGAGGATGAAATTACTTACAAACCTGAACCTAAGAAGAAAAAAGAAGTTTCAATAGTTCGAAGACTCATTCAAGTAAATAAAACTATGCCGAAAGAGGTTGTGCTTGGCAAAGAATTCAGCTACACTTTAGATGTTATTAATGAGTCTAACCAAACCCTTTCTGAGGTTATCGTTTATGAGCAGCCTTCTAAGAGTTTTGATTTCATATCCTCAAAACCAAAAGCCCAAAAACATGACGGCAAGTATAAATTTATGCTTGGGCAGATGCAGCCGGATTCTTCGTCCGAGATCGAAATAACAGGTAAAGCGGCGGATATGGAAGCAATCCAGAATTGCACAACTTACTCATATTTGATACCTTCATGCAGCTATACAAGGGTTGTGAATCCTGAGCTGATAGTCGAGCAGGAGCTGCCGGCTGAAGCCATAGTTTGTGATGATATTACAGTTTCATACACCGTAACAAACCCGGGCTCAGGTGTTGCAAAAGATGTTGTGATTAGAGAAAATCTGCCAGCAGGAATGCAGCTTAAAGAGGGCGGTAAACAGGTCAGAATTGATGCAGGCGATCTCGCTGCTGGAGAATCTAAATCATTCAACACAGTCCTTTCCGCAAAAAAGGCAGACACCTACAAAATTACACCAATGGCGATATCAGCTTCTAACCTTGAGGCCTCAGATGAAGATGAGATCTTATTAGTAAAGCCTGAGATTGAGGTGGCCAGCAAATGTGCTGATAAGATTTACCTCGGCCGAAACATCGATTATCACTTTACAATAGAAAATACAGGCGATGGCGCAGCTAAAAATCTCGTAGTAACTGATTCAGTCCCGCAGGGCTGTGAATTCCTCAGCGCATCAAACGGAGGTACATTCCAAGATGGTAAAGTAGTTTGGAATATTCCTCAGCTCGCTGCCGGCAAGAAAATCAATGCTATGATTAAGGTTAAACCCTCTAAGATTGGCAGTTATACAAATAGAGTTGCAGCAAAATCTTACTGCGCATCTATGAATTCTGATAATTGCACAACTAAGGTTCTTGGAATACCAGCAATACTTCTTGAAGTTATTGATGTAACAGACCCAATCGAGGTTGGCGGTCAGGAAACTTATGTAATTACGGCAACTAATCAGGGCACAGCAGTTGGAACAAATATCAAAATCACTTGCAAACTTGAAGATACGCAAAGCTTCATAAGAACAGAAGGGGCAACTGAAGCAATTGTTTCAGGCAGCACAATTGAATTACAGCCACTAGCTAAGCTGGCTCCCAAAAATAAAGCGCAGTGGAAAGTTATTGTTAAGGCAGAAAGTGCTGGAGATGTAAGGTTTAGCGTAAGTATGGTGAGTGATCAGCTCGATCGTGAGGTTATCGAAACTGAATCAACACATCAATACAAATAA
- the xseB gene encoding exodeoxyribonuclease VII small subunit has protein sequence MALDQEKINELSFEDSIEKLREIVSDIETGKVGLEESLSQYEAGMSLIKHCREILQKCEDKVDKLTD, from the coding sequence TTGGCACTCGATCAGGAAAAAATAAATGAGCTCAGCTTTGAAGATTCTATCGAAAAGCTCAGAGAAATAGTATCAGATATCGAAACCGGCAAAGTTGGGCTGGAAGAAAGCCTCAGCCAGTACGAGGCCGGAATGAGCCTTATCAAGCATTGCAGAGAAATACTGCAGAAATGCGAGGATAAGGTGGACAAACTCACCGATTAG